One Ornithinicoccus hortensis genomic window, GCTGCGCTCCCGCCGGCTGGATGCGGAGGTGGGGGCCGAGGTCTTCCTCAAGGCGGAGAACCTGCAGCGGATGGGCGCCTTTAAGTTCCGCGGCGCGTTCCACGCGCTGAGCCGGCTCGACCCCGAGCGGCGTCGCGCGGGGGTGATCGCGTTCTCCTCCGGCAACCACGCGCAGGCGGTAGCGCTGTCTGCCCGCGAGCTCGGCATCCCCGCGACGATCGTGATGCCACACGACGCGCCCGCCAGCAAGGTCGCGGCGACGCAGGGGTACGGCGCCTCGGTGGTGCGCTACGACCGGTATGCCGAGGACCGGGTGGCGATCGCGCGGCACCTGGCGGGGGAGACCGGTGGCACGGTGCTGCCGCCCTACGACCACCCGGACATCATCGCGGGCCAGGGCACCGCCGCCGCGGAGTTGCTCGAGGAGGTCCCCGACCTCGACGTCCTGGCCGTGCCGCTCGGCGGTGGCGGCCTGTTGGCCGGGACGGTCCTGGCGGCGGCCGCGCTAGCGCCGGGCTGCGCGGTCCACGGGGTCGAACCGGCTGCCGGGGACGACGGGGCGCAGTCCTTGCGGGAGGGGCGGATCGTGCGGATCGACACCCCCCGCACCATTGCCGACGGGGCGCAGACCCAGTTCCTGGGCACGCTCACCTTCCCGATCATCCAGCGCCACGTCGCGGGCATCGCGACGGCCACTGACGATCAGCTCGTGGACGCGATGCGCCTGATGGCTGCGACGCTGAAGACGGTCGTGGAACCCACCGGTGTCCTCGGTCTGGCCGCCGTGCGGTCCGGGGCGGTGCCCGCGCGCGGCCGGGTGGGCGTGATCCTCAGCGGCGGCAACGTGGACCTGGACCGGTATGCGGGCCTGCTGGGCGGGTGACCCGGGCCGGGCTAGTCTCCTGGCATGAGCGATATCGACCCGACCCACGTGCCGTCACCCCAGGACGAGGTCGTCCAGATCTGCCGGGAGCTGATCCGGATCGACAGCAGCAACTACGGCGACGGCAGCGGACCGGGGGAGCGGGCCGCCGCCGAGTACGTGATGGGCCTGCTCACCGAGGTCGGCCTGGACCCGCAGCTCACCGAGTCCGACCCCGGCCGGGCCAGCGTGGTGGTCCGCACCGAGGGGCGCGACCCCAGCCGTCCCGGCCTCGTGCTGCACGGCCACCTGGACGTCGTGCCGGCGCAGGCAGCGGACTGGTCGGTCGACCCGTTCGCCGCCGAGGTCCGCGACGGCCTGATCTGGGGCCGGGGAGCGGTCGACATGAAGGACATGGACGCCATGCTCCTGGCCAACCTGCGCCACCTGGCCCGGACCGGCCAGAAGCCGCCGCGGGACATCGTGTGGGCCTTCTTCGCCGACGAGGAGGCCGGGGGCGTCAAGGGGGCCGGGCACGTGGTCGCCCAGCACCCGGAGTGGTTCGAGGGCTGCACCGAGGCGATCAGCGAGGTCGGCGGCTTCTCGATCACCCTCGAGGAGGAGGGGACGGGTGCCCCGATCCGGGCATACCTGCTGCAGACCGCCGAGAAGGGCATCGCCTGGCTCCGGCTGCACGCCCACGGGCGGGCCGGCCACGGCTCGGTGCCCAACCCGGAGAACGCCGTCGTGCGGTTGGCCGAGGCGATCGCCCGGATCGACGCGCACGAGTGGCCGCGCAGCTACGTGGCCTCGGTGCGGGAGCTGTTCGACGGGGTGTCCGGCATCACCGGCCGTCCCTGGGCCGAGGACGACGTCAGCCCCGTGCTGGAGTGCCTGGGTGGCGCCCGCCGGTTCGTCGAGGGCACCCTGCAGGACACCTCGAACTTCACCATGCTGACCTCGGGCTACAAGCACAACGTCATCCCGCAGACGGCCACCGCCGCCCTCGACTGTCGGTTCCTGCCCGGGCACGAGGAGGAGTTGATGGACACCGTCCGCGAGCTGGCCGGGGAGCACGTCGAGGTCGAGATCGTGCACAAGGACGTGGCGCTCGAGGCACCCAGCGAGGGCGAGCTCGTCGAATCGATGAAGCGGGCCCTGCTCAAGGAGGACCCCGGCGCCCGGGTGCTGCCCTACTGCCTCTCCGGCGGCACCGACAACAAGCACCTGTCCCGGCTCGGCATCACCGGCTACGGCTTCGCCCCGCTCCAGCTGCCGCCGGAGCTGGACTTCGTCGGCATGTTCCACGGGGTGGACGAGCGGGTGCCGGTCGATGCGGTCGAGTTCGGCGCGCGCGTGCTGCAGCGGCTCATCGAGGACTGCTGAGGTCGCTCAGGCGGTGCGTTGCACCCGGATGATCTTGCGGCGCAGCCAGGCCTTGCGCACCCCGCCCCAGTAGAGCCGGACCCGGTGCAGCTCCCAGTTGCCGTACTCCGCCTTCTCGGTGAGCAGCTGGCGCACCTCGGCGCGGGTCGCATCGCGCCCGAAGGTCAGCTCCTGGAACTCGTACTCGATCATCGCCCTGATCTTGCGACGTCGGGGGCCCTGTTGTCCACCAGCACCGCCGGGGCCGCGCGAACCCGCGCGCAACGTGCTGCAAATCCGTGTGCGCGAGGGCGTTGTGACGCTACGGTCATGCCATGACATCCGACCCGCGTGCTGCGCTGTCGGCCCTCGTGGCCGCCCTGGAGACCCACCTTGAGTTGGCGGCCGTGCGCCGCGGGGACGACGACCCCGCCGTCGAGGCGGCCTACCAGAAGGTGGCCGACGCCTTCGAGGCCTACGACGACGCCCTGCTGGACGCATACGGCGAGGTCACGCCGCTGGACATCTACACCGAGGACGACGAGGACGACGAGGACGAGCTCATCGACGAGGAGGAGTTCGCCGAAGACTTCGACAACGACGACGAGGACGACGAGTTCGACGACGTCCCGACCTACGTCGGGCTCGACGACGACGAGTACGACCTCGACGACGACCCGGATGACGACCCGGATGACGACGCGGACGACGACTCGGATGACAATGACCTCGACGACGACACCGACAAGCAGGAGCGTGGCTGAACCGTGGAGCTGGGATTGAGCTGCGGCTATTGGGGACTGGGCAACGACGCGGACAACCTGGCGCTGGCGCTGCGCGCCGACGAGCTCGGCTACTCCGTGGTCTGGGCCGCCGAGGCCTACGGCTACGACGCGCCGAGCGTGCTGTCCTGGATCGGGTCGCGCACCTCGCGGATCCGGCTCGGGGCCGGGGTCATGCAGATCCCGGGACGCACCCCGGCCGCCACCGCGATGACCGCGGCCACCCTGGACGGGCTGTCCGGTGGCCGGTTCGTCCTGGGGCTCGGGGTGAGCGGCCCCCAGGTCTCCGAGGGGTGGCACGGGGTCCGCTTCGCCAAGCCGCTGGCCCGGACCCGGGAGTATGTCGAGATCGTCCGGTCCGCGCTGGCCCGGGAGCGGGTCACCCATGAGGGCGAGTTCTTCACCCTGCCGCTGCCCGACGGACCGGGCAAGGCGCTAAAGATGAACGCCAAGCCCACCGGCACCGAGGTGCCGATCTACCTGGCCGCGGTCGGGCCCAAGAACCTCGAGCTGGCCGGTGAGATCGCCGACGGGTGGTTGGGCGTCTTCTTCTCCCCGGAGTATGCCGGGGAGCAACTGGCCGCGATCGACCGCGGCAAGGCGCGGTCGACCGACCCGGACAAGGCCTTCCAGGTCGACCCCACCGTCCCCGTGGTCGTCGGTGATGACGTGGCGGCGTGCGCCGACCTGGTGCGCCCCTACGCCGCCCTGTATGTCGGGGGCATGGGGTCGCGCGAGCAGAACTTCTACAACCAGCTCGCCTGTCGGATGGGCTACGAGGCCGAGGCCGCCGAGGTGCAGGACCTCTACCTGTCGGGTCAGCTGCGGGACGCGGCCGGACGGGTGCCCCTGGAGTTCATCGACGAGACCAGCCTGCTCGGCCCGGAGGAGCGGATCGCCGGGCGGATGACCCGGTTCGCCGAGGCCGGGGTCACCACTCTGTCGATCGCCCCGACCGGCCGCGACCTGGCCTCCCGGATGGAGGCGCTCGAGGTCGCTGCCCGTGCGGCGGACCAGGCGGGCCTGCGCGGATGACGGTGGTCGTCCTCGCCCGGCACGGGCGGACCCGGGCCAACGCCGACGGCCTCCTCGCCGGGTGGACGCCCGGCGTGGTGCTGGACGACACGGGGCGCGACCAGGCGGCCCGCCTCGGTGGCCGCCTCGCCGCCGCCCCGGTCGTGGCGGTCGTCTCCAGCCCCCTCGAGCGGTGCCTGGAGACCGCGGCCGCCATCCGGGATGCCTGGGACGGGGCGAACGCGGACGCGGAGCCGCCGGCACTGCATACGGACGAGCGCCTGGGCGAGGCGCACTACGGTGCGTGGACCGGGCGTGCGCTGAAGGACCTCGCCAAGGAGCCGCTGTGGCGGGCCGTGCAGGACCGGCCGAGCACGGTGACCTTCCCCGCGCACCCGGAGCACGCGCACGAGTCGTTGCAGCAGATGCAGGCGCGGGCGGTGGAGGCGCTGGCCTCTTGGCACGCGCGGATCGCCGCCGAGCACGGGCCCCACGCGGTGTGGGTGGCGGTGAGCCACGGGGACGTGATCAAGGCGCTGCTCGCCGACGCGCTGGGCACGCCGCTGGACCGGTTCCAACGCATCGTGATCGATCCCGGGTCGGTGAGCATCGTGCAGCAGACCCGGCGTCACCCCGTCGTGCTGCGGGTCAACGACTCCGGCGCCGACCCCCTCCGCTTCCCGCCGCCGCCCGCCGACCAGGTCGGCGAGGCCGGTGACGTCGTGGTCGGGGGCGGGGCGGGGAGCGTCTAGGGTGCTGGCATGCCGGTGATCGAGTACGACCTCCCGGACCGGTTCATCGCCGACACGGTGGGCCCGCCCGGCGAGCGCACCTTCTTCCTCCAGGCGTCCCAGGGGAAGCGGGTGACCTCGGTGTCGCTGGAGAAGCAGCAGGTCAGCGTGCTGGGGGAGCGGCTCACCGAGCTGCTGGACCAGGTGGCCGACGAGATCGAACCGGCGGCCGCCGACGCCCTGCCAGACCTGGCGCCGATGGACACCCCCATCGAGGACGAGTTCCGGGTGCAGAGCCTGAGCCTGGCCTGGGAGCCGGAGCGCAAGGTCGTGGTCATCGAGGCGCTGGAGCAGTCCGTGCCGGAGGACCTCCAGCAACTCCAGGCCCTCGGCGAGGCCCTCGGGGAGGAACTGCCGGACGAGCTCGCCGAGCAGCTCGAGGAGGTCGAGTCGGGCGGTGACGGTCAGGTCCTGCGGGTCGTGCTGGCCCCGGCCCAGGCCCGGGGGTTCGCCGAGCGGTGCGCCAGGGCGGTCGAGGGCGGGCGACCCAACTGCCCGTTCTGCGGCAACCCGTTGGACCCCTCGGGCCACATCTGCCCGAGGGCCAACGGCTACCGACGGTGAGCGCCGGCGCCGAGTGGGAGCGGTTGCTCCGGGAGGCCCCGATCGAGGTCGAGGGCGTGCTGCGGGACGCCTCCAACCTCACCCTGAAGGTCACCCTGGGCGACGGTGAGGGCGGCACGGCGGGGGCCGCCGTCTACAAGCCGGTCCGCGGTGAGCGCCCACTCCACGACTTCCCCACCGGCACCCTCGCGGGGCGGGAGGTGGCGGCATACCTGATCTCGGCCGCGGGTGGCTGGGACCTGGTCCCGCCCACCGTGTTGCGCGACGGTCCGCTCGGGTCCGGATCCGTGCAGTGGTGGATCGAACAGCCCGAGAAGCCCGCGGCTGCGCCGGGCGCCGGCTACCTCGAGGTCGTCGTGCCGGAGGACCTCCGACCCGGCTGGCGACCCGTGCTGCAGGCCGAGAGCCCCGAGGGGGACCCGCTCCTGGTCGTGCACGCCGAGGACCCGGCGCTGGCCTCCCTGGCGGTGTTCGACGCGGTGATCAACAACGCCGACCGCAAGGGTTCGCACCTGCTCCGGGCCGCCCAGGACCGGCTGTGGGGCGTCGACCACGGGGTGAGCATGCACCGGGAGGACAAGCTGCGCACGGTCCTGTGGGGGTGGGCCGGCGAGCAGCTCCCGGAGACCGAGCTCGCGTCCCTGCGGAGGGTGCTGGGCGCGCTGGACGACTACTCGTGGTGTGCGGAGCTACTGTCGGTGGTCTCGGAGGAGGAGGTGGCCGCGCTGTCGCTCCGGGTGGCGCACCTGGTGGAGGCCGGGACCTTCCCCCTGCCACCGGCCGAGCGCTACCCGCTCCCGTGGCCGTTGTGGTGAGCCGGTTAGGCTCCCACCTGTGAAGTCGTGGAACGCTCCCTCCCTGCCCCGCCTACCCGGACACGGGGGTCCGCTGCGGGTGCACGACACCGCGTCCGCGACCGTGCGGACCGTGCACCCCGAGGGCGGCGAGGCGCGGCTCTACGTCTGCGGCATCACCCCGTATGACGCCACGCACCTCGGGCACGCCGCCACCTACGTGACCTTCGACCTGGTCAACCGGGTGTGGCAGGACGCCGGCCTGTCGGTGACCTACGTGCAGAACGTCACCGACGTCGATGAGCCGTTGCTGGAGCGTGCCGAGCGGGACGGGGTCGACTGGCAGGACCTCGCGGCCCGGGAGATCCAGTTGTTCCGTGACGACATGGAGGCGCTGCAGGTGCTGCCGCCGCAGCACTACGTGGGCGCCGTCGAGGGGATCCCCGACGACGTGTCCGCGGTGACCCAGCTGCTTGCGGACGGCACGGCATACCGGGTCCCGGTGCCGGAGGGGGAGGGCGAGGGACACGACGTCTACCTCGACCTGTCGACCCAGCCGACCTTCGGCGCGGTGTCCGGGTGGACCCGGGAGCAGATGCTGGAGGTCTTCGCCGACCGCGGCGGCGACCCCGACCGCGAGGGCAAGCGCGACCCCCTCGACCCGCTGCTGTGGCGGGCGGCGCGCGCCGGCGAACCCAGCTGGCCCGGCGACTCGCTCGGCGACGGGCGGCCCGGTTGGCACATCGAGTGCTCCACGATCGCGCTGCGCTACCTGGGGATGTCCTTCGACATCCAGGGCGGCGGCACCGACCTGATCTTCCCGCACCACGAGATGAGCGCGGTCCAGGCGACGGCAGTGACGGGTCGGCGCCCGTTCGCGTCGTCCTACCTGCACCAGGCGATGGTCGCCCTCGACGGCGAGAAGATGAGCAAGTCCAAGGGCAACCTGGTGCTCGTGTCCCGGCTGCGGGGCGACGGTGAGGACCCGATGGCGATCCGGCTGCTGCTGCTGGCGCAGCACTACCGGGCCGAGTGGGAGTACGTCCCCGCCCTTCTCGAGGCCGCCCGTGGGCGGCTGGCGCTCTGGCGCCGGGCGGTCGACGACGGTGCCGCCGACGACGCTGCCGTGTCCGAACTGGTTGCCGGCGTGCGTGCGGCGCTGGCCGATGACCTGGATGCCCCGCGGGGGCTGGCGCTCGTCGATGTGTGGGCCGAGGGTGTGGTCGGTGCGTCCGGTGGGCCTGGCGAGGCCGCTGGCGCTGGCCAGGTCGCCCTCGCTGGCGGTGGACGGGCTGATCACCCGGTTGCGCAGGCCGTGAACGCCCTTCTCGGCGTGGCGTTGTAGTTCCGACCGCCCGGAGGTGCGGTGCGTGCGGCCGCGGGGGCGGGGCGCGCGGGCGCCCGAGGTCTTGTGTGGAAACAATTGGGGGTCATAGGCCCGAAGAGCTTCCACGCAAGTCGTGGGCACCATCGCTGGCGGTGGACCGGCCGATCACCCGGTAGCGCAGGACGTGAACGCTCTCCTCGCCGTGGCGTATAGCTCCGCCCGGCCGTGGGCGCCGTGCACCTGGCCGTTCGAGGCTTTGTGTGGAAACGAATGGGGGTCATAGGCCCGAAAAGTTTCCACGCCAGTCGCGCAGGGTCGGTGGTCACGCGCGACCCGGTGCGTTGCGGGTCCTCGTGGCGTGGCGGCCTCGCGTCAGTGCCCGGTCTCCGGCGTGTCGTGGAGGCGCAGGGCCGCATCGAGCGCGCCGGCGGGATAGAACGGCGGAGCCTCGCGGGCCAGGTCCTCGAGTGCGTACCAGCCCACGGTGGCCTCGTGGTCGAGCATGGGGCGCCGCCCGTCGAGCGGGAGGTCAGCCAGTTCGCGGCACCGGACCGCGAACAGGTGGACGACCTGGTGGCCGGGGCTGTCGAGGATCTGGAAGATGTTCTCGCTGACGCCCAGGAGTCGGGTCGTCTCGAGCTGGACCCCGAGCTCTTCGGCGAACTCCCGTCGCACTGCCTGCTCGGCCCGTTCCCCGAACTCGATGCCGCCCCCGATGGCCCGCACGAAACGGTGGTGCCCCGGGATCGGTGGGTACTCCTCCGCGAGGACGTGCCCGTCGCGGACCAGGAGTCCTACGGCGATGTTGCGGATCTGCCGGTCGGTGGTCACGGCCACCAATCTAGGTCCCGGTGGGTCGCCGGGTCGCGCGTCCGGTGGCCCCGCACGGCAGCCAGGTGAGACGTCCGGTGGGGGTGGGAGGCCGCCAGGTCGCGCGTCCGGTCGGGGGTTGTGGGGGCTAGCGGGGCTCGGAGCCGCCGGGGCTGCCGGGGGTCCCGGGGCCGCTGTCGCCGCTGTCGCCGCCGCGGCGGCGCAGGTAGCGCTCGAACTCGCGGGCGATCGCGTCGCCGCTGGCCTCGGGCAGCTCGGCGGTGTCCTGGGCCTGCTCGAGGGACTGGACGTACTCGGCCACCTCGTCGTCGGAGGCCGCGAGCTCGTCGACGCCGTACTCCCAGGCGCGGGCGGCCTCCACCAGTTCCTCGTCGTCGATGACGCAGCCGAGGAGTTCCTCGAGTCGGCTGACCAGGGCCAGGGCCGCCTTCGGGGAGGGCGGGCCGCCGGCGTAGTGGGGGACCGCGGCCCAAGCCGACATGGCGGGCAGGTCCAACTGTTGGGCCTGGTCGGCGATCACCCCGATGATGCCGGTCGGCCCCTCGTAGGTGCTGCGCTCCAGGTCCTGGGCATGGCGCAGGGAAGCGTCCTCGGAGCTGACGCTGACCGGGATCGGCCGGCTGTGCGGGACGTCGGCGAGCAACGCGCCCAGGGTGACCAGCAGGGTGGCGCCGTGGTGCACGGCGAACGCGAGGAGTTCGGAGCTGTAGGTGCGCCACCGGATCGAGGGTTCGATGCCGAGCACGAGGATGACGTCGCGGCCGAGCGGGGTGTCCCGGGCCAGCAGGATCCGGGTGGTCGGCCAGGAGATCGTGCGCTTGCCGTCGGTGGTGCCGATCTTGGGCCGGTTGACCTGGAAGTCGTAGAAGTCCTCGGGGTCCATGGCCGCGACGAGCTCGGCGTCCCAGGCCTGAACCAGGTGGCTCACGGCGCTGGTTGCGCCCTCGCCCGCGTCGTTCCAGCCCTCGAAGGCCGCGATGACGACAGGGTCGTGCAGCTCGGGGATCTCCTCGAGTTCGATCATGACCACCTCCGGACGTGTGCCTACTGGTCTCACCCTACGGTCCCGACCGCCGACGGCCAGCACCTACGATCATCCGGTGAGCCGTGAACCTCTCGCCCGCCCGTTGCCCGCCGCCGTCCTCTGGGACATGGACGGGACGTTGATCGACACCGAGCCCTACTGGATGGCCGAGGAGCACGCCATGGTGGGGGAGGCCGGCGGCACCTGGACGGAGAAGGACGGGCTGGACCTGGTGGGCAACGACCTGCTCACCTCGGCCCGGATCATCCTGGAGCGCACCCCCGTCACCGGCACCCCGGAGGAGGTCGTGGGCCGGCTCCTCGACGGGGTTGTCCGGCGCACCCAGGAACGCCTGCCGTGGCGCCCGGGGGCCCGGGAGCTGGTGGAGGAGCTCACCGGTCTCGGGATCCCGATGGCCCTGGTGACGATGAGCTGGACGGTCTTCGCCGACGTCCTGGTGCAGGCCCTGCCCGAGGACACCTTCGCCGCGGTCGTTACCGGGGACACGGTGCCGCGGGGCAAACCGCACCCGGACCCCTACGAGATCGCCGCAGAGGCGCTGGGCGTGCCGGTCGGCGACTGCGTCGCGGTGGAGGACTCGCCCAACGGCGCCCGCTCCTCGACCGCTGCCGGGGTCCCGACGATCGTCGTGCCGCACATGGTCTCGGTGCCCGACCTCCCGCTGAGCGTGCAGGTCGCGAGTCTGGACGGGCTGGGCGCCGCCGACCTGGCCGAGGCGGTCAGTCCGCTGCGTCGTCGGCCGGAGTAGCCGCACCGGTCCGGCGGGGGTCGACCGCCAGGAGCGCGGAGTCCTCCGGCAGCGGCGGCGGCGTGCCACCCCACTCCGGGCACAGCGGCTTGTGCGCGCACCAGTCACACAGGCGGGACCGCCGCGGACGCCAGTCGCCGGTCGTCGCCGCGCGCTCGATCGCGAGCCACAGGGCACGCACCTTGCGCTCGGTGGCGAGCAGGTCCGCCTCGTCCGGCTCCAGCCGCAGCACCTGCCCGTCGCGCAGGTAGACCAGCTGCAGCACGGTGGGGATGACGCCCCGGGTGCGCCACAGCACCAGGGCGTAGAACTTCATCTGGAACAGCGCCTTGCCCTCGAACGTCTCCGAGGGGGCCCGTCCGGTCTTGTAGTCGACCACCCGCAGGCGTCCGTCGGGGGCGACGTCCAGCCGGTCCACGTACCCGCGCAGCACGAGCCCGTCGACCTCCGCCTCGACATACAGCTCCCGCTCGGCCGGCTCCAGGTAGCGCGGGTCCTCCAGGGTGAACCAGCGGTGCACCAGCTCCGCGGCACCGGCGAACCAGGCGTCGGCGCCCGCCTCCTCGTCGACCAGCAGGGTCGCCAGCTCCGGCTCGGCCTCGACCAGCCTGGCCCACTGCGGCTCCAGCAGGGCGACCGCCGCCTCCGGGGTGCGCTCGGGCGCCGGGAGATCGAAGAGCCGCTCGAGCGCGGCGTGCACCAGCGTCCCCCGGGCGGCCGCCGCACTGGGCGGCTCGGGGAGGCGGTCGACGACCCGGAACCGGTAGAGCAGCGGGCACTGCATGAAGTCCGAGGCGCGGCTCGGCGACAGTGCGGGCGACATGGGGGCACCCTACGGAACGCCACCGACGGCCCGGACCGTGCGTCACCTAGGCTCGCTCCATGACCGGTTCCGCGCGGCGCAGCCACGGGTGGCGCGTGGGGCGCCTCGCCGGGGTCCCGGTGTACCTCGGGGCCAGCTGGGTGCTCGTGGCGGTCGTGATCCTCGTCCTCTTCGGCCCTGTGGTCCGTCGCCTGGTGCCCGAGCTGGGTGCGGGCTCGTATGCCGTGGCCTTCGCCTTCGCGCTGCTCCTGCTGTTCTCCGTCTTCGTCCACGAGGCCGCCCACGCGCTGGTCGGCAAGGCCTGCGGCTACCGGGTGAACCGGATCGTGGCCGACTTCTGGGGCGGCCACACGGCCTACGACTCCGCCGACAGCACCCCGGGCCGCAGCGCCCTGGTGGCGGTCGTGGGCCCGCTGGCCAACGCCGTGCTCGCCGGACTGGGCTGGCTGGTCACCCAGACCCTGGAGCCCGGCGTCCCGTGGCTGCTGGCGGCCGGCTTCACCTACGCCAACGCCTTCGTCGCCGCGTTCAACCTGCTGCCGGGGCTGCCCCTGGACGGCGGGTTCCTGGTCGACTCCCTGGTCTGGAAGCTGAGCGGCAGCCGGGGCCTGGGGACGCTGGTCGCCGGCTGGTGCGGACGGTTGGTGGTGCTGGTCGGACTGTGGTGGGCGGTCGGCCTACCGCTCCTGCGGGGACAGCAGATCGAGATGAGCCGGGTGCTGTGGCTGCTGCTGATCGGCGGGTTCCTCTGGTTCGGGGCCAGCGACGCGATCAGGGTCGGCAAGGCGCGCCGGGGGATGGAGGGCACCCTGGTCAGGGACGTGTGCCGACCGGCCGTGCTCGTGGCGGCGGACATCCCGGTGTCGGCGCTGCCCCCGGCCCACCCGAACACCGACACCGTCGCGGTGGACGCCACGGGGACCCCCGTGGGCATCGTCGACTTCGGTGCCGTGGAGCAGGTCCCCGCCGGGGCGCGCGGGGCCACCCCCATCGACGCGGTGCTGCGCCGGCAACCGGCCGGTTGGGTGGTGACCGCCGACCCGGACGACCCGGTCACCCCGGTGGTGATCGCGATGCAGACCGTGGGGACCCCGCTGGTGGCCGTGCGGGACCGTGCCGGCCGGGTCCTCGGCCTGATCCACGGGCGTGCGGACTGAGCCGTTCCCCGACCTAGACTGTCCGACCGTGACCGAACCCGCGAGCGAGCACAGCCCCCAGTCCGCCCAGGCCCCCACCGGGGCGACCCTGCGGCGCGGTCCGTTCCGGGAGGGGGACCGCGTGCAGCTCACCGACCCGCGGGGCCGGATGCACACGATCAGCCTGGAGGCCGGCAAACAGTTCCACACGCACCGGGGCCACATCCGGCACGACGACCTGATCGGGGCCCCCGACGGCACCGTGGTCACGCACAGCTCGGGGTCGGACTACCTGGCGCTGCGACCCCTGCTGTCCGACTACGTCCTGTCGATGCCGCGGGGCGCCCAGGTGGTCTACCCCAAGGACGCCGGGCAGATCGTGACCATGGCCGACATCTTCCCCGGGGCGCGCGTCGTGGAGGCCGGGGTGGGCTCCGGGGCGCTCAGCCTGTCCCTGCTGCGCGCGGTGGGTGACGGGGGCCGGCTCTACTCCTTCGAGCGGCGGGAGGATTTCGCGGCGATCGCGCAGGCCAACGGGCGGGTCTTCTTCGGCGCGGACCACCCGGCCTGGCAGGTCACCGTCGGTGACCTGGTCGAGTCGCTCCCGGCGACGGTCGAGGCGGGCAGCATCGACCGGGTGG contains:
- a CDS encoding HAD family hydrolase, translated to MSREPLARPLPAAVLWDMDGTLIDTEPYWMAEEHAMVGEAGGTWTEKDGLDLVGNDLLTSARIILERTPVTGTPEEVVGRLLDGVVRRTQERLPWRPGARELVEELTGLGIPMALVTMSWTVFADVLVQALPEDTFAAVVTGDTVPRGKPHPDPYEIAAEALGVPVGDCVAVEDSPNGARSSTAAGVPTIVVPHMVSVPDLPLSVQVASLDGLGAADLAEAVSPLRRRPE
- a CDS encoding RecB family exonuclease; this encodes MSPALSPSRASDFMQCPLLYRFRVVDRLPEPPSAAAARGTLVHAALERLFDLPAPERTPEAAVALLEPQWARLVEAEPELATLLVDEEAGADAWFAGAAELVHRWFTLEDPRYLEPAERELYVEAEVDGLVLRGYVDRLDVAPDGRLRVVDYKTGRAPSETFEGKALFQMKFYALVLWRTRGVIPTVLQLVYLRDGQVLRLEPDEADLLATERKVRALWLAIERAATTGDWRPRRSRLCDWCAHKPLCPEWGGTPPPLPEDSALLAVDPRRTGAATPADDAAD
- a CDS encoding site-2 protease family protein; the protein is MTGSARRSHGWRVGRLAGVPVYLGASWVLVAVVILVLFGPVVRRLVPELGAGSYAVAFAFALLLLFSVFVHEAAHALVGKACGYRVNRIVADFWGGHTAYDSADSTPGRSALVAVVGPLANAVLAGLGWLVTQTLEPGVPWLLAAGFTYANAFVAAFNLLPGLPLDGGFLVDSLVWKLSGSRGLGTLVAGWCGRLVVLVGLWWAVGLPLLRGQQIEMSRVLWLLLIGGFLWFGASDAIRVGKARRGMEGTLVRDVCRPAVLVAADIPVSALPPAHPNTDTVAVDATGTPVGIVDFGAVEQVPAGARGATPIDAVLRRQPAGWVVTADPDDPVTPVVIAMQTVGTPLVAVRDRAGRVLGLIHGRAD
- a CDS encoding tRNA (adenine-N1)-methyltransferase; translated protein: MTEPASEHSPQSAQAPTGATLRRGPFREGDRVQLTDPRGRMHTISLEAGKQFHTHRGHIRHDDLIGAPDGTVVTHSSGSDYLALRPLLSDYVLSMPRGAQVVYPKDAGQIVTMADIFPGARVVEAGVGSGALSLSLLRAVGDGGRLYSFERREDFAAIAQANGRVFFGADHPAWQVTVGDLVESLPATVEAGSIDRVVLDMLAPWDCLEVVYDALTPGGVLICYVATATQLSRVAEATRDHGGYTEPQAWESMVRGWHLEGLAVRPEHRMHGHTGFLLTVRRLAPDTEAPARKRRPASGAYGADYTPHEDEWTPEDVGERTRTDKRIRRVRRDVDRQAQSAPRDASAE